In the genome of Acidimicrobiia bacterium, the window GGACACGCGCACGCAAAGAGCTCCTGGTCTCGTCCCGGGTCGAGCCCGTCACCACTGTTGCCCACACCGTCGCGGCGATGGAAGATCCGCCGCCGGTGCTCGTCACGGCATCGGCGATGGGGTTCTACGGCGACCGGGGCGACGATGTGCTCCCCGAGGCCGAGCCTGCCGGGGAGGGCTTTTTCGCCAAGCTGTGCGCGGCGTGGGAGGAGGCGTCGCACCCGGCAATGCGGGCCGGGGTTCGCGTCGTCAACATGCGCACCAGCCTCGTGCTGTCGCGGCGGGGAGGTGCGCTGAAACCGATGCTGCCGTTGTTCAAACTCGGGCTCGGCGGGCGTATCGGCGACGGGAAGCAATGGTGGTCCTGGATCTCAGACCAGGACTGTGTTCGGGCCTTCCTCCATGTCATCGATACGCATGTGCACGGCCCGGTCAATGTTGCGTCACCGAATCCGGTCACCAACGCCGAGTTCGTCAAGGCCCTTGGGTCGGCGCTGCACCGGCCGACCGTCCTTCCCACACCGCGGTTCGCCCTCGTGGCGCGGCTCGGTGGCGAGCTCGCGGAATCCATCGGCTATGTCTCGCATCGTCTTGCACCGCGCGTCCTTGAGGACTCGGGATTCACCTTTGTGCACGAAACGGTTGACGCCGCGCTCGCGGCAGCCGTCCGCTGAAGAACCCGAAGGGGACTGTTCGACAGGTTTGATATCATCCGCGCCTTCGCCGGGGTAGCTCAGGGGTAGAGCAACGCACTCGTAATGCGTAGGTCGCGGGTTCAAATCCCGCCTCCGGCTCCGTTCACGCGGGGCGGTTCGGGGCAATGTGCGGGACCGAGACGAAGAGATGCCCCCATGCCTCGATCCGTCCCGGTCCGCACAACCTGTCACCGTTGCTGGGCGGCGGCCGCCGCCATCGCATCGGTCGGGCCATCACCTCTTCAGACCGTGACGGTCCAGACTCGGCGGCGAAGGCGGGCAACATCTAGCCATCGTCGCCCACTCCGATGCAGCCACTCGCGTCCAGTCACGATTATGAAGACTATGACTCAACAATCGCGGTACCATCGTAGGCGGCGGCGCCAGAACCAGCAAACAGGAGGAGCCGCACCGGGTGGTGCGGCTCCTTCGCCTTGTTCGCCTCGGGTTGCCGGGTCAGTGCTCCCCGTCACCACCCGTGTAGGTGAACTTGAGGTGCTTCTCCTCGCCGGTTGATGCCTGGACGATCACCTTGAACGGTTCCCCAACAGGTGCCCCTTCGAAGAAGACCTTGAGTTCCCAATGGCCCTCATCGGACACCTCGGCACGACCCGAACCCCAGGCAGAACCAACCTCGACCACACTTCCCGGCTTTCCCTTGCCGTAGAAGATGTCGTACGGCGGGTTCTCCGAACAGGACCCGTAGGTTTGCGCCGCCCAGAACTCGTAGCCGGGCTCGTCGTCCCCCACATACCACACATGAATGGTAGCGACCGACTTGTTGCCCTCCTTGTCCTTCGCCTTGAAGGTAAGGGTGTTCTTGCCTGCCTTGAGCTTCACCTCGATCTTCCAGTCGTCGCCGTCGACATGGGCCTTGCGGTCCCCGTAGTAGACCTTCGCGCCCGGTTCGACGGTGCCTCGAACGAGGATGACTCGATCGTCGGTCTCAGAACCATCCGCAGGTGAGGTGATCGCGAACCTCGGTGGCTCGCCGTCATCACCGACGAGATACACGGTCACGGAGTCGCGCGCCTTGTTCCCTGCTTCGTCGAATGCCGTGAAGGTGAAGGTGTTCTTGCCCTTCTTGAGCTTCACTTCGATCTTCCAGTCATCACCGTCGACATGCGCAGGACGGTCACCATGAAAGACCTTGGCGCCGGGCTCGACATGACCGACAACCCGAATGACCTCGTCGTGGGTCTCATGGCCGTTCTTGGGGGAGACAATCCAGAACTTTGGCGGGGTCGTATCGGGCTCGGGAACCGGGTCGAGGAAGAGCGTCAATGTGAGGAAGGTCTTGTTCCCAGCTCGATCCATGGCCTTGAAGGTCAGCGTGTTGCGCCCCTCCTTCAACTCGACGCGCATGCTCCAATCATCACCTTCGACATACGCGCGACGGTCGCCGAGCCACACCTTCGCTCCGGGTTCGACACCGCCTTTGACCACGACGACATCGCTGTCGACATGGCTCTCGTTCTCCGGACTCGTGATGGAGAACCGAGGAGGTGTCGTGTCGCGGTCCTTGTCGTCATCGCGCTTGTCGGGCTTTGGAGTGTCTCGTCCGACCGACTCGGCGATCTTGCTCTCCGATTTCGGAATGGTCGTGGTGGCCTTGTCGGACGCCGGTTCCGTCGCGGGCGCGAACACCGACTCGGTCCGGTTCCCCGCCATGCCCGCAATCGCGGCACCGCCGATGAACACGAGCGTGAAGGCGATGACTGCCGCAGCGATTGGTTTGCCTCTCATGGATTGATCCTCCGTTGCACGATGTCGATGCCTTCCGGATCCCGAGATGCCCACCCGTTACACGCATCGTGGGGCTGTCAGGTTTACTCCCCACCGGAGAATCATCTGCAGGGCCCGGACTCCTGTGCCGATACGGACCTCAGTGGGAGTTGCGACGCTGCATCACGGCGGCCGAAGTAAACCTCTCATGCCTGACCTGCGAGTAACGGGTAAGAGAATGACCGTACGGCCGAGACCTCGTGTGCCCGAAACGGCACAGGATGACGGGAGGGGGGCGACCCCTTTCGTCCCTGTCGTTCGCTCGGTCGAACCGTTCGATCGGTTCTATGCACGAGAGTTCCGGTCGGTTGTGGGCCTCGCCTACGCATTGTCAGGGAGTCGATCTGGTGCTGAAGATCTCGCTCAGGAAGCGTTCATTGCGGCCCACAAGCAGTGGGCGAAGATCGGTGCGTATGACAAGCCGGAGGCTTGGGTGCGGCGCGTGGTGTCAAACCTGTCGGTCTCAAGGTTCAGGCGTCGCGCAAGTGAGCTCAAGGCAATGACCCGCTTGGCAGGGTTCCGCTCCGAGCATGCCACGATCGGTGAGCTTCCCGCGGAAGCCGGCCACTTCTGGGCCCAGGTTCGACGGCTCCCGAAGCGGCAGGCCCAGGCGGTCGCGCTCCACTACCTCGAAGACCTCCCGATCGCCGACATCGCCGACATCCTCGATTGCAGCCCTTCAACGGTGAAGGTACATCTCCACAAGGGGAGGCAGACGCTCGCCGAACGGCTCGATGTGCAAGGAGGCGTGCTGTGACAACCCTCGACCTGCTCGCCCGTAGTTCTGCAGATGCGATTCGTGACAGCGTCGCTTCGGTTCCAGTCCCGAGCGGCGGGATCTCCGCGGTTGCGAGGGGATTGGTCCTGCGCCGTTCGGTTGGCTATGCCCTTGCAGGTGCTGCGGCGGCTGTCGTCGCGGTCGTCGCGATGCTCCTGGTCGCACCCCCGGTCGTCGAGGTCACCGACACGCCGACCACCGTCGTCATCCCCACCACAACGGTCGTCGTGCCGACCGTGGAGCCACCGTCGCGACCGGATGTTCCAGTCCTCCCGATCATCCCTCCCGAGGGTGTGGACCGAACCCATCAAGCGACGCCCGACACGACCGCCGACATCGTGGTGGACACACCGGCTGACGGCACCCACACGACCGACCAGTCCGTCACCGTGGCGGGAACAGCAGAGGTTGGTGCCACGGTCGTGACACAGGACGATGTCGCAGTGCCGGTTGACTCGTCGGGTGCATGGCATGCCGATATCGCCCTTGAGATGGGCGAGAACCTGCTCGTCTTCCGCGCGACCGATGCGGTAGGCAACCTCGGGTATGCAACCGTCCGCGTCTTCCGTGACCCACCCCCCACGACCACGACCAAGCCCCCGACGAGCACCACGACGACCACCAAACCCGGCTGGGAGTTCTCTGCGCACAAGACCTACGGATCGTGTTCGGAGAATCCGCCGTACGACATCTACTACGGCACCGGCAAGCCCGGAACCGAGATCATCGTGACGAGTGAATTCGGTGGTGGAACGGTAGAGGTCGACGGAAGCGGCGAGTGGAGCGTCAAGGTGTTCTTCCCGGAGGCTCCTCCACACGCCCCGTTCACCGTCAAGGTGAAGCACTTCGACGGATCGAAGAAGACTTTCGAGTTCGTCTACAGCCCGTAGACGCCTGAGTGCTTGTCGCCGCCGATCATCAACACTGTTTCTCTTCTTCGATGATCGCGCGCAACGCGGCGAGGAACTCCTCGGACGGCTGCTGCT includes:
- a CDS encoding TIGR01777 family oxidoreductase; this translates as MSPKRVVVAGASGLIGSGLMEALESRGDVVDQLVRHTSRDDLPPHRFGWDPQFGRLDPAVLEGADAVVVLNGAPVGDKRWTRARKELLVSSRVEPVTTVAHTVAAMEDPPPVLVTASAMGFYGDRGDDVLPEAEPAGEGFFAKLCAAWEEASHPAMRAGVRVVNMRTSLVLSRRGGALKPMLPLFKLGLGGRIGDGKQWWSWISDQDCVRAFLHVIDTHVHGPVNVASPNPVTNAEFVKALGSALHRPTVLPTPRFALVARLGGELAESIGYVSHRLAPRVLEDSGFTFVHETVDAALAAAVR
- a CDS encoding SigE family RNA polymerase sigma factor; amino-acid sequence: MPETAQDDGRGATPFVPVVRSVEPFDRFYAREFRSVVGLAYALSGSRSGAEDLAQEAFIAAHKQWAKIGAYDKPEAWVRRVVSNLSVSRFRRRASELKAMTRLAGFRSEHATIGELPAEAGHFWAQVRRLPKRQAQAVALHYLEDLPIADIADILDCSPSTVKVHLHKGRQTLAERLDVQGGVL